A window from Apostichopus japonicus isolate 1M-3 chromosome 2, ASM3797524v1, whole genome shotgun sequence encodes these proteins:
- the LOC139975583 gene encoding uncharacterized protein, with amino-acid sequence MSATPSESELSSERFTTTTDPVVCRCRSTCSRKRGRGACPCKVDEKSCGVSCRCGSNRKPCRNRYESDDSSEEEEMEQSPTTNQDEEPSENRDEVILTFLQDLDRSSLEEIAAQLLRRNPGAYQDIITRQANDDVSASLQVEEAPSWCVCGNCHDMNSAIEQRCCGNRNICLATQGIFSEICLNGNILDVAMRANEDTFADTPDRSNANFRYYAYRQYIYWQHGRLGAHRERYPSADGRYKGFQLGDAILVD; translated from the exons ATGTCAGCCACGCCGTCAGAAAGTGAATTATCGAGTGAGAGGTTTACAACTACAACTGACCCTGTAGTTTGTCGTTGCCGGTCAACTTGTTCAAGGAAAAGGGGACGAGGGGCTTGTCCGTGCAAAGTAGATGAGAAGTCCTGTGGCGTTAGTTGTAGATGTGGAAGCAATCGTAAGCCGTGCAGAAACCGTTATGAATCG GATGACTCCAGTGAGGAAGAAGAAATGGAGCAATCCCCAACTACAAATCAAGACGAAGAACCTTCCGAAAATCGAGACGAAGTTATTCTG ACATTTCTCCAGGATCTGGACAGGTCCAGCCTAGAAGAGATAGCTGCACAGCTACTTAGAAGAAATCCTGGTGCATACCAAGATATTATAACGAGGCAGGCAAATGATGATGTGAGTGCCTCACTTCAAGTTGAAGAAGCTCCATCCTGGTGTGTTTGTGGGAATTGCCATGACATGAACAGTGCTATTGAGCAGAGATGCTGTGGAAATAGAAATATATGCTTGGCAACACAAGGCATATTTTCTGAAATCTGTCTAAATGGAAACATACTCGACGTTGCGATGAGGGCAAATGAGGACACTTTTGCAGACACCCCAGATAGGTCAAATGCCAACTTCAGGTATTATGCGTATCGTCAATATATCTACTGGCAACATGGACGGCTAGGAGCACACAGGGAGCGCTATCCTTCCGCTGATGGAAGGTATAAAGGTTTTCAACTGGGAGATGCAATACTTGTAGACTGA